Proteins encoded by one window of Candidatus Stoquefichus sp. SB1:
- the uxuA gene encoding mannonate dehydratase, which translates to MKMTFRWYGEDDPVSLENIKQIPNVTGVVSAIYDIPVGEVWPIERIEQLKQTVEKAGLELEVIESVPVHEDIKLKRNDYQRYIDNYKETIRNLAKCGIKCICYNFMPVFDWTRSSIDHQLADGSQALVYYKDEVNQLDPTKLTLPGWDASYSPQEVSQLIQAYQELGEEGLWKNLQYFIEEIIPIAIAYDVKMAIHPDDPPWSIFNIPRIITNEKNLDRFLELYDDVHHGLTLCSGSLGCASFNDVASLIRKYGAMKRIHFAHVRNVKILADGSFEESAHYSSCGSLDMVDIMKAYLETGFEGYIRPDHGRMIWGETGKPGYGLYDRALGAMYLGGIIDGLKGK; encoded by the coding sequence ATGAAAATGACATTTCGCTGGTACGGCGAAGATGATCCTGTCTCATTAGAGAATATCAAACAAATTCCCAATGTAACAGGAGTTGTCAGTGCAATCTATGATATACCAGTTGGTGAAGTTTGGCCAATAGAACGTATTGAACAGTTGAAGCAGACAGTTGAAAAAGCAGGACTGGAATTAGAAGTCATTGAAAGTGTACCGGTTCATGAAGATATAAAATTAAAAAGAAATGATTATCAAAGATATATTGATAATTATAAAGAAACAATCAGAAATCTCGCAAAGTGTGGAATCAAATGTATATGTTATAATTTTATGCCAGTTTTTGACTGGACAAGATCATCAATTGATCATCAATTAGCAGATGGTTCACAAGCTTTGGTTTACTATAAAGATGAAGTGAATCAACTTGATCCAACAAAACTTACTTTACCTGGCTGGGATGCCTCTTATTCACCACAAGAAGTGAGTCAACTGATTCAAGCTTATCAGGAATTAGGAGAAGAAGGTTTATGGAAAAATCTTCAATATTTTATTGAAGAAATCATACCAATAGCAATCGCCTATGATGTCAAGATGGCAATCCATCCAGACGATCCACCTTGGTCAATTTTTAATATCCCAAGAATTATAACAAATGAAAAGAATTTAGACAGATTCCTAGAACTCTATGATGATGTTCATCATGGTTTAACTTTATGTAGTGGATCATTGGGCTGTGCATCATTTAATGATGTTGCCAGTCTGATTAGAAAATATGGGGCTATGAAAAGAATTCACTTTGCGCATGTGAGAAATGTAAAGATTTTGGCTGATGGGTCTTTTGAAGAAAGTGCTCATTATTCAAGTTGTGGATCGCTAGATATGGTTGATATTATGAAAGCTTATTTAGAAACAGGGTTTGAAGGCTATATCAGACCAGATCATGGACGTATGATTTGGGGAGAAACAGGAAAACCAGGCTATGGTTTATATGACAGAGCCCTTGGTGCGATGTATCTTGGTGGTATTATTGATGGATTGAAAGGAAAATAA
- a CDS encoding glycoside hydrolase family 1 protein, protein MKKKVKLPDDFFLGAAASAWQTEGWIGKKEHQDSYIDLWYKENKNVWHNGYGPAIATNYYERYREDIGYMKEIGMNCYRTSLNWSRFLTDYENVIVDEDYAAYYDKMLDELIAQGIEPMVCLEHYEIPGELFKKYDGFASKHVVDLFVKYAEKAFQRFGHKVKYWFAFNEPVVVQTRIHLDALRYPFYQDSQAWMQWNYHKALATNMVMKVYKEGGYRIKGGKFGTIINIETAYPRGNAPRDLEAADKYDLFYNRVFLDPAILGYYEEGFFDLLKQHDILMDYTKEELDIIKNNTLDWVGINLYHPNRVKARTTAIHPDAPFHPDFYYEDFNMPGKKMNPHRGWEIYPKIMYDMAMRMKNHYHNFEWFIAESGMGVENEKQYKDETGMIQDDYRIEFIKMHLDWLIKGIEEGSNCKGYMLWAFTDNVSPMNAFKNRYGLVEIDLEDHRNRHLKKSAYFYKNIIQTREFEIEDEENDYK, encoded by the coding sequence ATGAAAAAGAAAGTCAAATTACCTGATGATTTTTTCTTGGGTGCAGCGGCTAGTGCATGGCAGACAGAGGGCTGGATAGGGAAAAAAGAACATCAAGACTCATATATAGATTTATGGTATAAAGAAAATAAAAATGTTTGGCATAATGGTTATGGGCCAGCAATCGCAACCAATTATTATGAAAGATATCGAGAAGATATTGGCTACATGAAAGAGATTGGAATGAATTGTTATCGGACATCATTGAATTGGTCACGTTTTTTAACAGATTATGAAAATGTGATTGTCGATGAAGACTATGCCGCTTACTATGATAAGATGTTAGACGAATTGATTGCTCAAGGGATTGAACCAATGGTCTGTTTAGAACATTATGAAATTCCAGGAGAGTTATTTAAAAAATACGATGGATTTGCGAGTAAGCATGTTGTTGATTTGTTTGTCAAATATGCTGAGAAAGCATTTCAAAGATTTGGTCATAAGGTGAAATATTGGTTTGCATTTAATGAACCAGTTGTTGTTCAAACCAGAATTCATCTTGATGCATTGCGTTATCCTTTTTATCAGGACAGCCAAGCGTGGATGCAGTGGAACTATCATAAAGCACTTGCAACGAATATGGTTATGAAAGTTTATAAAGAAGGTGGATACCGCATAAAAGGTGGGAAGTTTGGGACAATTATTAATATTGAAACAGCTTATCCTAGAGGAAACGCACCAAGAGATTTAGAAGCTGCTGATAAATATGACTTATTCTATAATCGTGTATTCTTAGATCCAGCAATTTTAGGATATTACGAAGAAGGCTTCTTTGATTTATTAAAACAACATGATATTTTAATGGATTATACGAAAGAAGAATTAGACATTATCAAAAATAATACATTGGACTGGGTTGGGATTAACCTATATCATCCTAACCGTGTCAAAGCACGTACAACAGCAATTCATCCAGATGCTCCATTCCACCCTGATTTTTACTATGAAGATTTCAATATGCCAGGGAAAAAGATGAATCCTCATCGTGGCTGGGAAATCTATCCAAAGATTATGTATGATATGGCTATGCGTATGAAAAATCATTATCATAATTTTGAATGGTTTATTGCTGAAAGTGGTATGGGTGTTGAAAATGAAAAACAATATAAAGATGAAACAGGGATGATTCAAGATGATTATCGTATTGAATTTATAAAAATGCATCTTGATTGGTTAATCAAAGGTATTGAAGAAGGATCAAATTGTAAAGGTTATATGTTATGGGCTTTTACAGATAACGTATCACCAATGAATGCTTTTAAAAATCGTTATGGATTAGTAGAAATAGATTTAGAGGATCATAGAAATAGACATTTAAAAAAGTCAGCTTATTTTTATAAGAATATAATTCAAACAAGAGAATTTGAAATAGAGGATGAAGAAAACGATTATAAGTAA